The DNA segment ACAAGCCAGGCTGGTGACTGTGgtgtctggcaggctcaggtcagcatccTCAGCTGAGCCGGGAGAAATCAGAACGTGAACATGGATGAGCTCCTTCTGTCCATCACTGTTGTTACACAGAAGACTGCTGTTGGAACTGCAGTGATTCGTGCTTCCTAGGAGCTCTCCACTGATGGAAGCACGCAGTGCATCAATGCTACTTGCCCTGGGTCTTGTGGGTTGGCAAGGGCTCGATTCACCTAGAAAGGATACACAAGGATTAGTGTCAAactttcacaagctgaattATGACAGTGGTTCTTGGTCAGGGgtgaactgaagctgttagGCAGGGGCTTGAACGCTAGAAGGAGATACAAGCGCACTGCAAGCTTGAATTCTGTGTTCCTGAAAAGCAGGGTTTTGAAAGCTGGATTTGCACCCTTACCTGCCAGGACTGCGACTTCTGTTTCTGAGGGCTCcctggcattgtgctgcaggTGGCGTTTGGTCCCAGAGGATGGTTTTCTGCGCCTGAAGCAGCAACACCAACAtccagctggtgattccttcCTTGTGCTGGCTGCATtttgtctggagagagaaaagagcgAATGCTGTGAGTCGTGCGTGGTACAGGGTGAGGGaagagctgcactgagctcttgGCAGCAGTTGTTTGTTCCTAGCACTGCCTGGTTCCTGCAGAAACACAACTTAGGAACTCTCTCTGTGTCCAA comes from the Meleagris gallopavo isolate NT-WF06-2002-E0010 breed Aviagen turkey brand Nicholas breeding stock unplaced genomic scaffold, Turkey_5.1 ChrUn_random_7180001956442, whole genome shotgun sequence genome and includes:
- the LOC109365141 gene encoding rho GTPase-activating protein 32-like, encoding QWSYPQLLDTERVPKLCFCRNQAVLGTNNCCQELSAALPSPCTTHDSQHSLFSLSRQNAASTRKESPAGCWCCCFRRRKPSSGTKRHLQHNAREPSETEVAVLAGESSPCQPTRPRASSIDALRASISGELLGSTNHCSSNSSLLCNNSDGQKELIHVHVLISPGSAEDADLSLPDTTVTSLACNPVSLQGSPSQTEAECSQEQVSISEEEQSLLEGDLPSALQCQAPDSSTESSELLSP